In Lepus europaeus isolate LE1 chromosome 19, mLepTim1.pri, whole genome shotgun sequence, the genomic window CATGGCTCCTGTCACCTGTTTggaagaccaggactgagttctcagctcccggctctggcctgacccagccctggctgttgcaggcatttggggaatgaaccagcaggtgggaaaatctctcttctctttctctctctctctctctctctctccctctctcaaataaaaaaacaaagaggaaaattagaggccaggggccagcgccatggctcacttggttaatcctccacctgcagtgccggcatcctatgtgggtgccaggttctagtcccggttgcttctcttccagtccagctctctgctgtggcccagtggcccaagtgcttgggtgcctgcacccgcatgggagaccaggaagaagcacctggctcctggcttcggatagacacagcaccggctgtagcggccatttagggagtgacccagtggaaggaagacctttctctctctctctctctctctctctctctctctctctctcactgtctgtaactctacctgtcaaataaattaattaattaaatttaaaaaaaaagtagaggccAGGCAGTCTGGAGACGAGGTGTATGAAGGGGCCTCTCTGAGGGGGAAGCTACCTGTGCCCCATGCGAATGCTCGGCCCAGCCCTCTGCTACAGAGAGGACTGCACCAGGCAGGCCCTAAAATAAAACACCCCCATCTAGGCCGGAAGTGCAGGCGCAGCTCAGCAGGCTTCTCTGCCTCGGGATCTCGGCAGGGTGGGATCTGGGCTGGGATCCAGCTGGGATCCGGGCTGGGATCCGGCTGGGATCCGGCTGGGATCCGGGCTGGGATCCAGCTGGGATCTGGGCTGGGATCCAGCTGGGATCTGGGCTGGGATCCAGCTGGGATCCGGGCTGGGATCCAGCTGGGATCTGGGCTGGGATCCGGCTGGGATCCGGCTGGGATCTGGCTGGGATCTGGCTGTCCCATAGGGCCATGGCCTCAGCAGGAGCGTGACTCAGGGAAGAGCCACTTCGGGCCCGCGGTTTGCTGGCAGAATGAGGTCCCCATTTTCTTGCTGGTTGCCAGCAGGGCCACTCTCGGCTCCCAGAGGCCGCCCACATCTCCCTGCCATGTGGCCCCCTCGCTTTAGGCCATCCCAGAACATAGCAGCTCCCTTCAAAGCTGTCAGGGAACAGTCCTACTCCAGTCGGCCAAGATGTGACCGCAGGGTGACAGTCCATCCCTGCAGCCATTTCCTACTGGTTGGAAGCAAGCTATGCATCTCACCTACActgttcttttatttgtttgtttgttttgaaaggcagagttagagagagagagggagagacagagagctctcccatccactggttcactccccaaatggccgcaatggccagagctgggctggcccgaagccaggagcttcttccggatctcccatgtgggtggcaagaacgcAGGCactgggccatccaccactgctttcccaggcgcattagcagggagctgggtcggaagtggcgcagccaggactcgaggcagcactgcaggtggcggctttacccactatgtcacagcactggtgcCATCCTACACTGTTGTGGTCAGGAAGGAAGAGCCACAGGGGCAGCACAGGAAGGCCTCTGGGAACCAGTGGACACCCTCAGGCCCCATAAGACAGGCGCAGCCCGTGGAGCTGAGGTCCCCCGGAAAGAGGGCCAATGGAGCaagtggggagcagagagagaacagGTCCCCTGGGCAAGTGCCTCCCCTGGGGGCCGGGGGGATCTCACTGGTGCCTTTGCACCATGACCTGGGTCATggccagggcacagcagggaaagGGAGCCCATGGCAGGAGTCAGCCTCACTGCATCGGCCGCTGTTCACCTGGGTGTGCCCCTCGCAGCTGTGTGAGGATGCTGAGGctgcaagaaaacacaaagttttaaaatttaggggccagggccgtggctcacttggttaatcctccgcctgcggccctggcatcccatatgggcgccagtgctgggtcttagtccacccgtacaaggatggactgggtccgaggaaaggtgagtgcgccgctcgcccgttccccagcctcccaatcccagagacaatcagacgcagcggggagccaagtctagcaagaactcatttacttcctgagaaacagaaccttttatagcacaaaactgcagagtcattggggcagggctaagaaccaaccaatcacttaaaaattcaccttacggggggatttctataggactagccatatgtctatacacttgttactagttttgttacctcccctgatgttgcgcagccaatcagttttagtggtaaacaactttggattccgcccaccttacttcccctgggctccatcatgtaactaatttccccacacgccagttctagtcccagctgctcctcttccagtccagctctctgctgtggccccgggaaggcagtggaggatggcccaagtgcttgggcacctgcacccgcgtcggagaccaggaggaagcacctggctcctggagtagctccagccgtagcggccatttggggggtgaaccaacggaaggaagacctttctctctctctcactgtctactctgcctgtcaaataaattaattaattaaatgatttatttataaaatttatagtaCACACACTCTAGGGAGGAGGTGACAAACACAAGCAAGCAGAGATTGTTCCAAGCCACCCTGGGGTCTGACACAGAGCATCCGCCTAACAATGGACTCAGAGGAACAGCaacatgatttatttatctttgtcattaaaaacaaaacaaaaacagaggggccttcactgtggcatagcaagtaaagctgccacccgcagtgctggcatcacatatgggaccTGTTCAAgtatcggctgctccacttcccatccagctctctgctgtggcctgggaaagcagtagaagatggcccaagtgcttgagcccctgaacccattgtgggagacccgaaagaagctcctggctcctggtttgattggcccagctccagctgttgtggctgtttggggactgaaccagtgggtggaagccctctctttctctctctgtctctgcctctctgtcactctgcctttcagataaataaataaatcttttaaaaaataagaaaaagtcttatttatttgaaagacagagtgacagagaaacagaggaggagaaaaaagCAGATCTTAATCCACTAATCACCCTGAATCTAACATTATATACTTGTATAGAAACATCACATGGAACCCCCATAAATAAGTACAATTGTAACAtgccagttaaaaataaaatgttaataaacaataaaaaatacgCATTAAACAAACCTGCAGTCCTATCAAGATAAGtactgggggcagtgctgtggcccagtgggttaagcatctACCAGGGGctccggaatcccatgtgggtgccggttcaagtcccagccactccacttctgatctagctctctgctatggcctgggaaagcagcagaagatggcccaagtccttggacccctgcacccaggtgggagacctggagaaagctcctggttcctggcttcagattggctcagctcctttgtggccatctgcggagtgaaccagcggatggaagacctgtctctacctctctctgtctgtaactctacctctcaaataaataaataaaatcttaaaaaaaaaaaaagataagcactGGGAAATGATCTTACCAGAAAGCCCACACGAATATTGAATTGGTCAAACCTACAGTGTGGCACCCCAGGACTGGGGAGGACTACAGCAGCAATGGCACTCAGCACCACTAGAGGGCGCCTGAGACCTGCGCCGCGAGCTCACGCATGCGCTCATCCTTTTGCAGGGCTGCGTTTCCGCGCGCTCCCGGACGCACGCATGCGCATGGCCCTCCACGCGCCCCGCGGAGCCGTCGTTAACCGTTTTTATGGAAACgctccggcggcggcggcggcgatgtCCGAGTCGCCCGGAGAGAGCAGCGTCGCCGAGATGGGCGCAGCGAGTGGCGTCAGCGACGTCCTGCAGGCTGGCGTAGGCGGCCGGAGCCGGGCCCGGGAGGCCCGGGAAGGCCCGACGGCCGCGAGCGCCAGGCCGCTGGCGCGGGGGCCGGAGCCGGGCCCGGCGTCCGCGGCGTCCGCGGCGTCCACGGCGTCCACGGCGGGCCTCCACGAGCAGCTCGGCCTCCTCGGGATTCGCGAGCAGCAGCTGTTCCGCCAGTACCTGGACAGCTACGCCATGATCCCCGTCCGGCTGCTGCGCGACTTCGAGGCGCGCCGCCGGCTGTTCGTGGAAGGCTGCAGGGCGCGGGAGGCGGCCTTCGACGCGGACCCGCCGCAGATGGACTCGGAGGCGGCGGCCTTCACCGTGGCGCTGGGCGCCTCGGGGGCCGTGGGCGCGCTGGCCGACTGAgccgcgcccgccgcccgccgccggcGCTTCTCGGCTCCCTCACCTCCCACGCTGGGCTTTTTGGTTTctgggtgtttttatttttattattttttaaatttttttgcaaagAGAAAGCGCAGGACAGATCGTCCCGACGGAACCCAGAGACCGGACGCTCGATGGTCGGAGGGAATCCCGCGGCCTTTGGACttggggggcctggggggccttcCCGCGGCTGTCAGATTCTTCGGAGAGGAGTGATGAGTATTGCAAATAGAGAAAGCCGGGCGCCGGATCGGGAGGCGAGCGCGTCTCCGGGGCCGTGCGAGGGCATGGTCTGTGTCCGTGACTGAGCCGTGTCCTTCTAGAATCTGTAGAACTGGCCGCTGTTCTCTCCGCAGAAGGCACCCGCGGCGGAGCGACCCCCGACTGGGGCCGTCGGTGGCGGCTTGTGGCTTTGTTTTGAATACATGCGCGCCCTTCAACAGTTTTGTAGTGTATATGCAAATTGCCCTAATTTAAATattctgctttttttccccctcttctaaGTCAAGGTAACGTAGACCTCCGTCAGCACcttggattttttattttcacttacgGATTTGTATATCAGGTTTTTTGTTTCGTTTAGACTGGATCTGAATAGAATCGTGGTGTTTTGGACATTGGGTTGGTTACAGAATGTTTTAGCGTTTTCCCATGTATTTATGCATCTCCTCCGTGTTTATGTGTTTTATCCCTACGTATTTGTCCTACGTCCTCGCGGAGGGGGCGCACGCGTGGGTACCTGCATGACTTAAGCGCTCCCCGGGGCGCTGCCGGTTTACCTTCCATTCAGGGGTGGGGTGAGTGTGCCTGGGTCCCCACAGCCTGGCCAGGCAGTCAGACTTGGCTTTGGCCGGTCAGCCTGACAGTGAAAAGACGGCTTCCGCTGCAGTTTGCATCGGCGTTTGCATCGCTACCAGGGTAGGTGTGCGGAGCCCCAGATGCTCGGAGCTGTAGATTCTCCGCCCTTCGGCGTCAGCGGGGAACTGCTCTCCCCTTTTTAGATCAGGGTAGCGTTTGCTCCTTTTTTATTGGCTTGCAAGTCTGTATATAAGTCACTAAGGAAGTTAGCCTTTTGTAATATGAGATAGAAATACAGTTTCTCAATTTTGATTGCTTTtgatctcttttttgtttttaacgtGTGGAAAGGTAGAGCTCCCCAGAGAGCACACCACGGAGATCTTCCGTCCCCGGGTtcacccccgcctccctccccacctctcccccttcccctaatggctgcaacagccaaggctgccgggccgaggagaagccaggagccaggaacactccCAGCTCTCCCGCGCAGATCCTGGGGCCCAAGCCactgagccgtcttccactgcctgctctagcagaaagctggggcaAAAacggagtagctggaactcaaaccggctctctgatatgggatgccatattGCAGGCCTGTAGAAACGTAGACCAAGTGTGTGTGGTAGTGTAGCTGTGTGTCTCTGTTTTCTGTGGCTTCTAGACTTTGAGTCCCGGTTAGAAGTCTGCTCCTGCTACAGGAACACTTGCTCATCTGTGTTCCTTTGCAGTGTTTTGTTGTGGGTTCTGATACT contains:
- the EID2B gene encoding EP300-interacting inhibitor of differentiation 2B — translated: MSESPGESSVAEMGAASGVSDVLQAGVGGRSRAREAREGPTAASARPLARGPEPGPASAASAASTASTAGLHEQLGLLGIREQQLFRQYLDSYAMIPVRLLRDFEARRRLFVEGCRAREAAFDADPPQMDSEAAAFTVALGASGAVGALAD